The Asticcacaulis sp. EMRT-3 region CCGGTCAGTGGAAGGGCTGGGGTGCCAAGGCGCTGTTGGGGCAATCCCTGCAAGGCAAAACTTTGGGGCTGGTCGGCTTTGGCCGCATCGCTCAGGCAACGGCGCGCAAGGCCCGCGATGCCCTGGGGATGGAGATTATCTATTATGGCCGCCACCGCGCCGCGCCGGAGACTGAGGCCGCATTGGGGGCGCGCTTCGTCGCCGATCTCGATGCTTTGCTGGCCGAGGCCGATGTGGTGTCGCTGCATGTGCCGGGCGGGGCGGACACACACCACATGATCGATGCGGCGCGTCTGGTGCATATGAGGGCCTCGGCCATACTGATCAATACGGCGCGCGGGCCGGTGGTGGACGAGGCGGCCCTGGCGCGGGCGCTGACTGAGGGGCGCATCCGGGCGGCGGGGCTTGATGTTTATGAGCACGAGCCGGACGTGCATCCGGCGCTGCTTAAGCTGGAAAACGCCGTCCTGCTGCCGCATCTCGGCAGTGCCACGGTCGAGACGCGCGAAGCCATGGGGATGCGCGCCGCCGAAAACATCGCGCTCTATTTCGCAGGTAAGCCGGTGCGTGACCGTAGCGCCTGATCGGATCGCTGGCGGACTGACGGTGCCAGCCAGGCTGAGCGTGCGGCCAGACGCGCAGCGACGCAGACTGTGATGGCGGCATAGGCCAGCACGCAGACCGGGGCACGGGGCAGGCCTGGAACCTCGAAGATATTGAGCGCCAGGGCGAAGATCAGCACGCCTGCAAAGGCCCAGCTTACCGCCGTGAAAAAGCGTTCGCCCAGCGGCTTGGCCATCATCACCACCAGCGCCATGAAGGGGGCCAGCGCCAGCATGTCGTAATCCATCAGGCGCGGATTGAGCAATTGCGCCACGCCCAGTCCGATGATGATCCGGCCAAGATGATCATGGCTTCGGCTCTCGGCCAGACACAGCCCGGCCAGACAGATCACCGCCATATAGAGGGCCAGTCCCGTCAGAGTAAGCCAGCCATAGGGCGACAGACCGAGCCACGAAGCCCAGGCGAAATAACCAATGCCCGGTTGCTGCGCCATCACCACAGTACCCAGAGTCTGATGCCAGTTGGCGCTCAGCGAACCGGCGGTCAGCATCTCGGCGGCGACGGCGGCAAGGCCGAGAGTGGATGCGCCAAACGTGGCGAAGATGCGGGCGCGCCAGGGCCGGTTATCCAGAGCCAGCACGATCAGATAGGTCAGCATGACCGGCTTGACGAGCGCGGCCAGAATGACGGCGGCCACAAAGGGCCAGCGCGCGCGCTTCAGATTGAGAGCGGCGGCAATGATCATGGCGTGCAGAATGAAGCCGATATTGCCGCAGACCAGCGCGCTGCCCGCCATAGCCGAAAAACTCATCAGGCGCAGCCGCCAAGGGCTTCCCGCCAGCGGCATGATCAGGGCATACCACAGCAGAAAGGCCAGGGCGGGCAACAGGGCGATCAGCCAGAGCCAGCGCGATTGTATCAGGCCGATGCCCGCCAGAGGCGCGAACAGCTTCGCCACCTGCGGCGCATAGACATAGACGGCGGGGCGTAAGGCTGTGCAGACCGGGTGCAGGTCGTAGGGGCTTAAACCCCGCCGCACATGGTCGGCACCGCAGATCAGGGCGTCGAAATCATTGAGCCACCAGCCGTGTTTGATGATCCGGCTGACCAGATTGCCGAGCGCCGGAAACAGACACAACAGGTAAAAGACGACGCGCCCCCACGGGCGCAGGCTGTGGCCTTCGATAAAGGCAACGGCGTCGCTTTTGATCATGCCGCCAGTCCATCGGATACCGGTTTGAAAGTGCGCAGGGCCAGACGCGCCGACGCCCACAGCAGGTAAAGCGCAAAACCCAGAACAGCCAGAGGCGTGGTGATGCCGGCCACCGTTGTCAGGCCGCCGATCAGGCACAGGACGCACAGGCCAAGGATGATAGCCGGGCCGCGCGGGGTCAGGCCTGCCGAGGCGGCCCGCCCGGCAATGATGATCAGACCGGGGCCGAGCAGGAACATATCCTGGCTCATCAGGCGCGGAATCAGCAGGACGGCCAGGCTGAAACCGAACCACAGGCGCTCATGGCGCGTCAGTTTCAGCGCTTCGGCCAGGGCCAGCCCACCCGCCGACAGAAGTGCGGCATAGATAAGATAGCCCGCCTTGGCGGTCATGGATGAAGGCGACAGCCCCGCCATCTGGAACCAGCCGAACCAGCCCGCACCGGGGGTCTGGTCATAAACGAAGTGCGACAACAGAGTGTACCACTGCCGGGCCAGTTCGCCGCCCGACAGGCTGAAGATCAGCATGGGCGCCAACCCGCACACTATGGCGACGGCGATCATGATCAGCCGCCTGCGCCATGTCAGTTGAGCCAGCAGGATGACCGCCAGATAGGTCAGGAAAACCGGCTTGACCCAGGCGGCGATGACTACCGCGGCCACGAACAACCAGGGCAGGCTTTCCAGGCTCAAGGCGGCCAGCAGAACCGCGCCGTGCAGGATGACGGCGATATTGCCCCACATGAAGGCGCTGCCGCTGAGAAAGCTCAGAAACGGCAACTGACCGCGCGTTCCGGGCAGGGGGGAGAGACGCAGGGGCATGACGGTCAGGGCCGCCGCCGCCATCAGATATACCAACAGGTAGATAACGAAAAAACCATGCTCGCCGCACAGGCTCTGGAGGAAAGCGGCGAGGCGCGCCACGGCGGGCAGGTAAACAAAACTCGAAGCGTGCATCCCAGAACAACTTAAATTTCGCGCATAGATGGGCGCACCTGCCAGCATCTTCTGACCGGCGCAGGCCACGGCCTGATAATCGCCGAACCACAGTTTTGAATGGTGCAGCTTGGCGATCAGGCCCAGAACAGGCGGCAGGGCGAACAGCCAGCCAGCGGAAACGGGCAGGGCGGGGCGTTGCGGGCTGGGTCTGGATCCGAATTTTAACATTGTGTTCTGTAAGTGAAGCAGATAATGAGCGGCGTTTGTCTTGCCGTTCATTGGCGCTTAGCGGTGTGCGAAGACTGTTTTTTGACCGTCTTGTTTCAGTTCTGATACTATCGCTTTCAGGTCTGATGCTATCGCGGGTGGATCGATCACAGATTTGCCACGGTTTGGTCTTTTAAGCGGGCAGCGGAGATGAGGGTAATATCGTGCTTGCCCGTCTGACGGGTTTGGTTGTTTTTTGATAGACTGTATTTGTCTGGTTTGACAAGTCAGGGTTGACGATTTTGTCTGGGGAGTCTGATTTTTTGGCCGATACCGAACGCGATTCCGGCGCTGCCGTATCCACTATGATTCCCGATCTCAGCCTCGTCATCTGCACGCTGAACGAAGGCACGGCCATCCGCTCCGTCATCAATGAGATTTGTGACGCGCTGGACGGCATCCGCCATGAGATCATCGTGGTGGACGATAATTCCTCGGATAATACCGGCAGCGAAGTGCTTGATGTGGCGAAGCTGCGTCCCAATGTGCGCCTGCATGTACGTGTCGGTGAGCGCGGCCTGTCATCGGCGGCCATCAAGGGCTGGGACATAGCCCACGGCCGCTATCTCGGTGTGATGGACGGCGACGGCCAGCACGACCCCAGGGCCATCCGCCAGATGGCCGACATGATCATGGCGG contains the following coding sequences:
- a CDS encoding D-glycerate dehydrogenase, which gives rise to MSQPKLLLTRPWPEGAQSWLQARFDVTVHQGAGLDAAGLIQAMRDYDALGAAVNDKLTAEVFAAPELRARLVANFGVGYEHIDTEAATRAGIIVTNTPDVLTEATADIALMLMLMASRRAGEAERQLRAGQWKGWGAKALLGQSLQGKTLGLVGFGRIAQATARKARDALGMEIIYYGRHRAAPETEAALGARFVADLDALLAEADVVSLHVPGGADTHHMIDAARLVHMRASAILINTARGPVVDEAALARALTEGRIRAAGLDVYEHEPDVHPALLKLENAVLLPHLGSATVETREAMGMRAAENIALYFAGKPVRDRSA
- a CDS encoding glycosyltransferase 87 family protein yields the protein MIKSDAVAFIEGHSLRPWGRVVFYLLCLFPALGNLVSRIIKHGWWLNDFDALICGADHVRRGLSPYDLHPVCTALRPAVYVYAPQVAKLFAPLAGIGLIQSRWLWLIALLPALAFLLWYALIMPLAGSPWRLRLMSFSAMAGSALVCGNIGFILHAMIIAAALNLKRARWPFVAAVILAALVKPVMLTYLIVLALDNRPWRARIFATFGASTLGLAAVAAEMLTAGSLSANWHQTLGTVVMAQQPGIGYFAWASWLGLSPYGWLTLTGLALYMAVICLAGLCLAESRSHDHLGRIIIGLGVAQLLNPRLMDYDMLALAPFMALVVMMAKPLGERFFTAVSWAFAGVLIFALALNIFEVPGLPRAPVCVLAYAAITVCVAARLAARSAWLAPSVRQRSDQALRSRTGLPAK